ACTGACGAACGACGGCGCTCCACGATTCACATCCCAGTTGTAGTCGGCGAAGTGGTGGAACGTCGATTCCGCGAGCGCCCGCCCCATCGGCAACCCGTCGTAGGTCTCACCGTCGATCGCGACGGCGAGGTTGAATCGGCGGCCACTGGCGCTGCTTCGCCCCTCGGCCACGACGACCGCGCAGGGAACGCTCGCCGAGACCGCGCCCTCGTGGGGGTGTGCGGGGAACCATTCGACTCGGCCACTGGCGGAGTGTCCAGTGCGCAGCAGCGGGTGCACCGGGTCCGTGGCGAGGACCGGCTGGTAGTCCCCGTTGGCTCCGGAATGGAAGTTGGGCCAGGAGATGCTCGGGGTGCCCTGATCGTCACAGAGGTGGCTTTGATCGACCGTCTTGTCCTGGAACTCGTTGACCAGTCCCAGCGACCCGAGCCGGGTAAGGCAGGACCCCAGGTCCTGGTGGTCACGGGCGGTCAGCACTCCGCCGCCACCGCGGCGGAACCTGGCGATGGCGTCGGCTTCGGCGTCGGTCAGGCCGTCGCCGGTGTCGACGGCCATCAACCACAGCTGATCGAACCCCAGGTCGTCCAGGGCGCTGAGCACCGGATCGTCGTCGTGGGATGCGCGGTTGCGGGCGAGCACGTCATGCCCGGCGGCGCGCAATTCGGCGGCAAGGAGTGCGAAGCGGTCGATGTCCCAGTCATCCGGCTGGGCGGTGATGGTCGTTTGAAGCAGGATGCGAGACACAGTCATTCAGTCCTTTCCGGCGGCGGGTTCGGCCGCTACCCGCAGGTGTTTGCGGGCGGTCAGTTCGCTATCGTCGACGAGTTCGAGCATCGGCCGGCCCGGGACGCACACCATCGTGACGACGAACCGGCTCTTGACGTCGTCTCGGTTGTTGGCGTCCGAGTAGTGGATGACGTCGCCGCCGGGCTCCCAGAAGGCTTCGCCCGCGCGGATGACACGTGGTGGCTCGCCTTCGAGTTCAAAGAGCATCTCGCCTTCCAGCATGTAACCGAACGCCGGCCCGCTCGGATGGCGGTGCGGTGGGGCCCCAGGACTGCCCGGCGGGTACTCGATGACGACAGTCATCACATCGGCTCCCTCTGGGATGAACGGCGGGTGCACGTCCTGAACGACGGTCAGTGCGTTCTCCCATTGCGGGTCATGGTTTTTCGTCATGATTATTCTCCTTGGTGTCAGACGGCGGTCCCGCCGCCGTCCGCGTGCAGGGTCGATCCGGTGATGAAGCTCGACCGGGGGGACGCGAGGAAGAGCACCGCGTTGGCGATCTCCTCGGGGCGGGCGGTGCGCCCGAGGGGCAGCGCACGGCCGAGTTCGTCGTTGGTGTCACCCCATTGCGCGACGACGCCTTCGGTATCGGTGGGCCCGGGCGCAACGCTGTTGACGCGCACGCCGAAGGGGCCGAACTCGACGGCCCACGATCGCGTCAGTGCTTCGACCGCGGCCTTCGACGCGCCGTAGGTGGATGCGCCGCCAACCCCTTTGGACGCGACCATCGATGTGATGTTCACGATGCTGCCCCGGCGTCGGCGCAGCATGCCCGGGACCAAGCCCGCGGTCAGAAAATACGTTCCCCGCACGTTGGTGTCGAACGTCGTCTGAAACGTCGTGAGGTCTTGGTCGACGGTGAGTGCTCCGGGAAAGCTGGCGGCGTTGTTGACCAGGATGTCCACCTCACCCACCCGGTCGACCAGTGCCTGTACCGCGCCGGCATCGGAGAGGTCCGCTGCCACGAAGCTCGCCTGGCCGGAGATTTGGCCGACCGCGGCCGCGCCGCGCCGACGGTCTCTACCGGTGACGATCACGGTGGCGCCGGCGCCGGCCAACAGCCGGGCGCATGCCAGCCCGATCCCGGCAGTGCCTCCGGTGACCAGCGCCGTCTGCCCGCTGAGTTCCGTCGCGGTGCTCATGCGATCTGAGCGGTCGGTGCGTACGCGCTGGCGGCGAGAGCCACCCGCAGCCGCGCCCGGCCGCGGGAGGCCCGGGACATCACCGTGCCGCGCGGGATGTTCAGGATCATCGCGGTCTCGGCGTAGGTGTGGCCCTGGACCTCGGCGTAAAACAGCACCGTGCGGAAATCCTCGGGCAAGGTGGCCATCGCCGAACGGAGGTCGCCGTCGGGCAGCCGGGTGAGCGCCTCGGACTCGGCCGAGCGCGAGGCGGTGGATGTCCGGGCTGCGCTGACGGCAAGGTCGCCCTCGGCGACATCGTCCACCGGGACCTCCGACGGCCGGCGCTGCTTGGCACGGAAGCCGCTCACCCAGCGGTTGTAGAGAATCCGGAGCAGCCATGCCTTGAAGTCGGTGCCGTCGCGGAACGTGTGATAGCCCATGAACGCGTGCAGCAGGGTGTCCTGCACCAGGTCCTCGGCGTCGGCCGTGGTCTTGGTCAATCCCCTGGCCCGGCGCAGCAGGGCCCCGAACAGGGGTTGTGCGTCGCGGGCGAACCGGTCCGCGGCCTCTGAGTCGGTTGGCCGGGGAACACACGTGACGGTCATGAACGGTCTCCTGGGTGCGAAGTGCTGATGACCTCAGCCTCGCGGTCACGCCGCGCAGGCGAACCCTTGAAAACCCGTAGTCCGTAGTCGTCGGCCCGTGGTCAGGCCTAACTTGCCCAGGACATCGCCCGCAGTTGTCTGCGTGAGGTGATGCCGAGCTTGGCGAACACCTTTCGCAGGTGCCACTCGACGGTGTGCGTGCTGATGAACAGCTGCGCGCCGATCTCTTGGTTCGTCAGGCCTTCGCCGGCCAGTCGCGCGATCTGCGCCTCTTGCGCCGTGAGCTCACCGCCCGAGGCCGGCTGCTGCGCGCGCACCTTCTCTCCGGTGGCCGCCAGCTCGCGGCGGGCACGCTCGGCGAAAGCGCCGGCACCCATCCGGACGAACATGTCGTGAGCCTCGGTCAGCTGCCGCCGCGCGTCGGCTCGGCGAAGCACCCGTCGCAGCCACTCCCCGTACACGAGATGCGCGCGGGCCCGGTGCACAGCGATCGTGGTGCGCCCCAACCTCTCGATGGCTTCGGTAAAAAGCGCGTCGGCGTCCTCGTCGTCGGCGAGCATCGCCTGGGCCGCGGCCAATGCGCCCAGGCCCCAGTCGGTTCCGCTTGCTCCCGCGCGATCGGCGAGGTCGTGGATCGCCGCGGCCGCAGTGTCCCGCGCGCCGCTGCGTGCGGCCGCTTCGACCAGTTCGTACAGACACCAGCTGTAGAAGCCGATGTCCTGGTATTCGCACACCGTCCGGGCGGCGGCCAGCGCCTCGTCGTAGCGGCCGAGTCCGTTGTATAGCACCGCCGCGGCGTACCCGGTCAGCCCGAGAACCCGGCCCTCACCCCGGCTGATTCCGTCCGCTTCGGTGGCCTTGATCAACCGTTCGGCTTCGGCCGCGTCGCCCCGCCAGGCGGTGAGCATCAATGCGTGATACTTGACCGCCGCGTAGTGGTCGGTGGCGGACGTGATCGCGTTGGCTTCTTCGACAAGTGTTGCTGCCGTGCGGAATTCGCCTTCGAGCAGGTGGACGCCGGCCTGGTACACCAGCGCACGCGGCAGGATGGCAAGGGCACCGGCGTTGCGCGCAGCGCGCACAGCCGCGGCGGAGAGCTGTTGCACGGTGGCCTGGTCCCACAGTTCGTGGGCCGACGATTCTTGCAGGATCGGGAACGCCGGTACCAGCCACCGCAGGACGTTGCGGTCATCGGCCGCGGCCTGAATGCACATGTGATCCAAGCCGATTCGCATCGATTCGGCCCCTGCGCCGACTCCCTGGGTGATACGCGCGGCGATACCCTTGAGTAAGAAGTCCACCGAACGGGACAGTTCGGCCTCACGGTCCAGTGCGGCTAGGGCCGCCTGCGCGGCATAGGTCAGCGCCCGCGGGTCACCGAGGCGTCCGGCATACAACAGCGCCGCGATCGCTTCGAGGTAGCTCTCTCGAGATGCGTAGTCGTCGAGGTGTTCCAGCGCGCGAGCGGCATCCAGCAGTGCCTGCGCGGTATCGCGCACCGACGGCGCTCCCGCCTCCCCGGCTCGGCTGCGGACAAAGTCCATCTGGGCTCGCAGGCGCGCCACCTGAGCCCGTTGCAGCCCTGACAACGGTCCCCGCTCCGCGACGTCGAGCAAGTCACGGGCGGCGGCCGGCGCCGCGGCATCCCGCTTGGCCTGGGCGGCAGCCAACGCCCGCGCGCCGCGCAGGTCCGGATCGGCTGTCAGGATCGCGGAGCGCTCGAGAAACGCTGCCGCCGCGGCGATTCCGCCACGGCTCTGGGCCCGCGCCGCCGACGTCTCCAGCTCCTGCGCCACCGCGTCATCTGGTCCTGCCGCAGCGTTGGCGGCATGCCACGCGCGCCGATCGGGATCCGCGTCGGGGTCGGTGGCGTCGGCCAGAGCGCGGTGGATCGCTCTGCGGTCGGCCAGATCGGCGGCGCGGTAGGCCGCGGACCTCAGCAGCGGGTGCCGGAACCGCATCCGCGGTCCGAACTCGATCACGCCGGCGGCTTCGGCCGGCGCCAGCGCGTCGATGGGGATACCCAGCGCGGCGGCGGCGCGCAGGAACAATGCCGCATCGCCGACCGGCTCGGCCGCCGCCACCAGCAGCAGCCGACGCGTCGGCTCCGGAAGCGCCTGGATTCGCTGCACATAACGTGTCTCGATCGCACCCGGCGCCGATGCCGAGCCCGCGATGTAGAAGCCGCCGGCGAGCTCGGTGGCCGATGCGTTACGCGGAACCTCAAGCAGCGCAAGCGGATTGCCCCTGGTCTCGGATACGATGCGATCACGTACGGGCGGGTCGATGCCGCCGAGCATGACCGAGTCCAGTAGCTCGCGCGCATCGCCGTCGGACAGCCCGCGGACGGTCAGCTCAGGAAGCCCGGCGAGCGGCTGGGCGCCGTCATCGCGGGCGTCGAACACCAATCCGATCGGCTCGGCCAGCAGGCGGCGCGCCACGAAGCCCAGGGTTTGTACGGTCACCTGGTCGAGCCATTGCGCGTCGTCGACCACGCACAGCAGGGGCTGACGTTGCGCGGCAGCCGCCATCAGGCTCAGCACCGCCAGACCCACCAGGAACCGGTCAGGCGGATCGCCCACTCCGCGACCGAAGGCGACGTCGAGCGCCGAACGTTGCGGATCCGGGAGCTCACCGAGGTGCTCGAGGAGCGGCGCGCACAGTTGCTGCAGGCCGGCGTACGCGAGCTCCATGTCCGACTGAACGCCGGCGACGTGCAGGACGCGCAGCGCCGACGCCCGCTCCGAGAGGTACCCGAGCAACGCCGTTTTGCCCACACCGGCTTCGCCCCGCAGCACCAGTACCTGCGAATCACCACCGGCGACGGTGGAGACCACCGATTGCAGCTTTCGGCACTCGGCGGTACGGCCATGCAGTTGCTCTGGCCGTCCGTCGCTCGAGATAGGCACCACCGTCTGCCCCTAGCGGACCTCGCCGGATTTTCCGGTCTTGATCGTAACCGGGGCCGGGGGTGGCGAGGTGACGGGATCTGGCCCGGGACGAACGTGACGGTCTCGTCAAGGGGTGCCCGGACAGTGTGTGCGTGGCTCATCGAGATGTCTTTGTGGCCAACGGACATGCCGCAGAACAGCATCGGCTCGTGGGGCCTACGACTTGGCGGCCGATTCGAGAAGCCAATCCTCGAATCGGGTGTCGAAGAGTGTGGCGCCCGGGCCGGGGACCAACGTGCGCTCGTCGATGTCGACACCCCAGTACGACGCAGCCGGATCGGTGACGACCTTACGGCTGTCTCCGCGGGCGGTCAGCGCTGTGCCGATGAGGTCGGCCAGCAAGACCATGTCGGGGCCGCCGATTTCGGCGCTGCCGTTGACCGGTTCACCGACGGCGGCGATGACGATCCCCTCGGCGACGTCGGCGGCGGCCATCGGCTGGAAGTATTTGGGCGGCAGCACCACGGTGTCACCCTCGGTCGCGGCATCGGCAAGCGTGTTGACGAACTCGAAGAACTGGGTCGCGTGCACGATCGAAAACGGAATCGGGCCTTCACTGATCAGCTTCTCCTGCAACAGCTTGCCCTGGAAGTAGCCGCTCTGCAGAGCGAGCTTGTCGGTGCCCACCACGGATAGCGCGACATGGTGGGTAACCCCGGCGTTCTGCTCGGCGGTGAGCAGGTTCGTGGTGGCGGTGCGGAAGAATTCGATCGCCGAGTCGTCCAGCGCCGGGGAATTGGAGACGTCGACGACAACGGAGGCACCCGCCATCACTTCGGCGAGACCTTCGCCCGTAATCGTGTTCACCCCCGTCGAGGGGGCTGCGGCGACGGCATCGTGACCACGCGCGGTCAAATTCTGCACAACTTTCGAGCCCACCAGGCCGGTGCCACCGATTACGACGATTTTCATGATGATCCCTTCTGGCTTTCGGGGGCAGGACAGCTCCCTGACGGCCAGAACGGATGGGGTCGTGAAAACTCATCCCGACGGCGGAACCGGGTCAGGCGGTGTGGGCGGACAACTCCGTCGGCGCGGCGGTCTGCGTCGCTGTCACCAGGGTGTAGAGCGGCGTGCCCCACGCATGCGGGCCGCTGAGGGCGGGCGCGTACGAGGTGTGGATGGCGATCGCCGCATCGGAGATCTTCCCGGTATCGGGGTTGTAGTCGCAGACCGGGTCGCCGACATCGCACACGCTGATGGTCCGGGTGCCGATGGCCGGCGGCAGCGGGGAGGTGTTGGTCGACGCCAGGAACGAGTGGTCTTGCGCGACGCCCTCCCCGTGGCCCAGCGCGACGGCCGTCGACCCCAGTTTGATCGTGGTGTCGACCGGCAGCCGGTCGCCGTCGGCGATCAGCAGTGCTGCGGCCAGATGCGGATCATCCGCCAGGTCGTACAGGTTGCGGTGGACGATCATCGCACCCTGCGAGTAGCCGGCCAGGACCACCTTGGTGTCCGGGCACCGCTCGGTGAACGCCTTGTACTGCTTCTCGGTCGCGTCGGTACCGTCACCGACACTGCCGAGGAAGCCCAGCCAGCCGCTGATTCCGCCCTCCAGCGGCACCGGGGCCGCCGGATACTGGACGGCCTCCGCGTCGATGGTTCGGCCGTCCGCGGCGAGCTGCGCCTTGAGCTGCTGGTAGGACTGGTACACCACGGAGCCCATCCCGCCGTTGGCGGTCAGGTTGGCACTGTCACGCTGACCGGAGCCGGCGGCACCGATCCAGTGGTAATCCGCGCACCCCGGCGCCGCCGACGCGGTTGCGGCCGTCAGCCCGGCCAGTGCCATACCCGCGGCCAGCACGGCCGATCCCAGGCGCCCAATCACAATGCATTCCCTCCACGGTTTCTCAGCAAGTTGATCGCCCCCAGGCCCGCCTGTCGTTACATCGGGGGGCCGAACCAGCTGGTCAGCGCCTCGGTGAGCCCCTGCACCGAACCCTGGCCGACCCATGCGACATGCCCGTCCGGGCGGATCAGCACCGCGGTGGGCGCGCTCACCTCACCGAGCGCCGGCAGCTCCCACCCGCCGTGGTACTGCGCGCTGACCAAGCTGACTCGATCCCCCCAACCGGTGAGGTCGACGCCGCCCGGCTCGCCGAGGTCGAGGAGCACCGGGCGCGCACCGTGCAAGAGTTCGAAAACGCGGGCCGGTCCGGCGGCCGTGCGAACGGCGAGGTCGGGCATCCGTCGTCCCAGCAGAGGATGACCCGATCCGAGGTCGTAGCGGATGTCCAACCCGGACATCCGAGCGGCGAACCTCTTGCGCGGCTCCTCCATGCCGAGCATCTCGGAGATGTTGTCGTGCAACGCTTTTGTGCGGTCGTCTGTGCCCAGTAACGCCATCTGCGCCATCGTGATCTGCAGTACGCGCGCACCCACCGGGTGCCGTTCGGCGTGGTAGGTGTCGAGCAGGGTGTCCGGCGCGGTTCCGTCGACCACCTGGGCGAGCTTCCACCCCAGGTTGACCGCATCCTGCAGACCGGTGTTGAGGCCCTGGCCGCCGATCGGGTGGTGGATGTGCGCGGCGTCGCCGGCAAGCAGGATCCGGCCGTCACGGTAGGTGTCCGCCTGCCGCGCCGCATCGGTGAACCGGGCTATCGAGGTGGGACTGTGAATCCCGAAGTCGGTGCCGTACACCGCCACAAGTGCCGCACTCAGGTCGTCGAGCGTGGGTTCGGTAGACGGCCCGACGGTGCGCTCGGTCACCATGACCCGAACCGGTTCGGTGTCGTTCTGCCGGTCTAGCCCGTGGATACCGAGGGCGTCGCGGTGAATACCCCATTTCGGTTCGTCGCGGACCTCGACCTGAGCGATCAGATACGTCGTCGTGGGTTCCCAGCCCGGGAAGCCGATGCCGGCCGCCTTGCGAACCAGGCTGCGACCGCCGTCGCACCCGACGAGATACCCGGCGCGAAGGCCACCACCATCGGAGAGTTCGACGTCGACTCCGGACGCAGCCTGGGCGAAACCCGTCACCTCCATTCCTCGGCGGACCGGAACCCCCAGTTCCTCGACCCACTCGGCCAGGAGCCGTTCGATGTCGTTCTGCCACAACGCCAATCCGTAGGGATGGGGTGTGGGAAAGTCGCTGATGTCCAGCCGGATCTGCGCGAACCCGGCGACTTGAACTGCCTGCCCGGCCGCCAGGAACCGGTCGGCGATCCCCCGCTGGTCGAGCAGTTCGATCGTGCGGCAGTGCAGACCGCCGGCCCGCTGGCCGATCACCTGCTGGCTGGTTCGGCGTTCGACTATCGCGACGTCCACCCCGGCGAGCGCCAGCTCGCCCGCGAGCATCAGCCCGGTCGGCCCTCCCCCGGCGATCACCACGGCATGGTCGTAGTCAGAATCACGCATTTATGCCCCCTGTGCAGTGAGTTTCCCTTGAGGGCAGCGATTTTGCGCCATGCAGGGGGTCTTGCCGCAAGCCCCCCAGTGCGCTATATGTTGAAAGTGGCGGGGCGCGTCTCCCCGCGAATCCGCGAAATTCGAATGCACCGCCGTGCCGGCTACAGCACAGCGTCGGCAAGTAGGTCGACCTGGTCGATCGACGCGACAGCGGGATGAAAGAGCAGCCGGTCGAAACCGAGGTCGCGGTACCCGCGTACCGCCGCACGCGCATCGTCGGCGGAGTGAATCATGTCGTCCACGTTCAGTTTTGCGTAGTCCGGTTTGAAGCCGTAGTAGCGGCCAAGGTGTTCTCGTCCTCGTTGCACTGCGTTGCCATCGCCAAGCGCGAAGTTCACCGAGGCGTGAATTTGGGGCGTTCCCGGTCGCCCCGCCGCCTGCCAACCCGCACGTATCCGCTCGGCGAATGCCGACTGCGTATTGAAGTCGCGCAGCGCCCCGGCCACCCAACCGTCGCCGATGGTGGTGGCCCTGCGGATCGTGGCCTCGGACCGTCCGCCGAAAAGCAGTGGAATCTGCACCGGCGCAGGGCATAACCCTGCATCAGCGCTCCAACCGCGCCGCATCGTGACCAGCTGTTCATCGAGGATGCGTCCCCGCTTGGTGAAGTCCACGCCGACCGCGTCGTAATCATCGGCCCGCGATCCGACTCCGATGCCGACCGTCAGACGGGCGCCCGCACAGGCCGCCAGAGTGCCGAGTTGTTTTGCGAGCACAGGTGCCGAATACAGCGGTGCCAGAAGCACATTCGTCACCAGCCCGAGCGTGCTCGTCGCACCCGCCGCCACCGACAGCGCGATGATTGAGTCCAGGCTCGGGTACAGCAGCCGGTCGATGGTCGTGAGTGACTCGAACCCCCGCTCCTCGGCGCGACGGGCCCACGGACCGATCGCCGCACCGTTGACACCTGCGACGTGGTTTGGCAGCCCGACACCGATTCTCATGACTTCCTCCGATTCCCGCGGCCACGGCCGCTTC
This is a stretch of genomic DNA from Mycobacterium sp. ELW1. It encodes these proteins:
- a CDS encoding cupin domain-containing protein; protein product: MTKNHDPQWENALTVVQDVHPPFIPEGADVMTVVIEYPPGSPGAPPHRHPSGPAFGYMLEGEMLFELEGEPPRVIRAGEAFWEPGGDVIHYSDANNRDDVKSRFVVTMVCVPGRPMLELVDDSELTARKHLRVAAEPAAGKD
- a CDS encoding SDR family oxidoreductase, which gives rise to MSTATELSGQTALVTGGTAGIGLACARLLAGAGATVIVTGRDRRRGAAAVGQISGQASFVAADLSDAGAVQALVDRVGEVDILVNNAASFPGALTVDQDLTTFQTTFDTNVRGTYFLTAGLVPGMLRRRRGSIVNITSMVASKGVGGASTYGASKAAVEALTRSWAVEFGPFGVRVNSVAPGPTDTEGVVAQWGDTNDELGRALPLGRTARPEEIANAVLFLASPRSSFITGSTLHADGGGTAV
- a CDS encoding sigma-70 family RNA polymerase sigma factor, whose protein sequence is MTVTCVPRPTDSEAADRFARDAQPLFGALLRRARGLTKTTADAEDLVQDTLLHAFMGYHTFRDGTDFKAWLLRILYNRWVSGFRAKQRRPSEVPVDDVAEGDLAVSAARTSTASRSAESEALTRLPDGDLRSAMATLPEDFRTVLFYAEVQGHTYAETAMILNIPRGTVMSRASRGRARLRVALAASAYAPTAQIA
- a CDS encoding LuxR family transcriptional regulator, producing the protein MSSDGRPEQLHGRTAECRKLQSVVSTVAGGDSQVLVLRGEAGVGKTALLGYLSERASALRVLHVAGVQSDMELAYAGLQQLCAPLLEHLGELPDPQRSALDVAFGRGVGDPPDRFLVGLAVLSLMAAAAQRQPLLCVVDDAQWLDQVTVQTLGFVARRLLAEPIGLVFDARDDGAQPLAGLPELTVRGLSDGDARELLDSVMLGGIDPPVRDRIVSETRGNPLALLEVPRNASATELAGGFYIAGSASAPGAIETRYVQRIQALPEPTRRLLLVAAAEPVGDAALFLRAAAALGIPIDALAPAEAAGVIEFGPRMRFRHPLLRSAAYRAADLADRRAIHRALADATDPDADPDRRAWHAANAAAGPDDAVAQELETSAARAQSRGGIAAAAAFLERSAILTADPDLRGARALAAAQAKRDAAAPAAARDLLDVAERGPLSGLQRAQVARLRAQMDFVRSRAGEAGAPSVRDTAQALLDAARALEHLDDYASRESYLEAIAALLYAGRLGDPRALTYAAQAALAALDREAELSRSVDFLLKGIAARITQGVGAGAESMRIGLDHMCIQAAADDRNVLRWLVPAFPILQESSAHELWDQATVQQLSAAAVRAARNAGALAILPRALVYQAGVHLLEGEFRTAATLVEEANAITSATDHYAAVKYHALMLTAWRGDAAEAERLIKATEADGISRGEGRVLGLTGYAAAVLYNGLGRYDEALAAARTVCEYQDIGFYSWCLYELVEAAARSGARDTAAAAIHDLADRAGASGTDWGLGALAAAQAMLADDEDADALFTEAIERLGRTTIAVHRARAHLVYGEWLRRVLRRADARRQLTEAHDMFVRMGAGAFAERARRELAATGEKVRAQQPASGGELTAQEAQIARLAGEGLTNQEIGAQLFISTHTVEWHLRKVFAKLGITSRRQLRAMSWAS
- a CDS encoding SDR family oxidoreductase; this encodes MKIVVIGGTGLVGSKVVQNLTARGHDAVAAAPSTGVNTITGEGLAEVMAGASVVVDVSNSPALDDSAIEFFRTATTNLLTAEQNAGVTHHVALSVVGTDKLALQSGYFQGKLLQEKLISEGPIPFSIVHATQFFEFVNTLADAATEGDTVVLPPKYFQPMAAADVAEGIVIAAVGEPVNGSAEIGGPDMVLLADLIGTALTARGDSRKVVTDPAASYWGVDIDERTLVPGPGATLFDTRFEDWLLESAAKS
- a CDS encoding cutinase family protein; amino-acid sequence: MIGRLGSAVLAAGMALAGLTAATASAAPGCADYHWIGAAGSGQRDSANLTANGGMGSVVYQSYQQLKAQLAADGRTIDAEAVQYPAAPVPLEGGISGWLGFLGSVGDGTDATEKQYKAFTERCPDTKVVLAGYSQGAMIVHRNLYDLADDPHLAAALLIADGDRLPVDTTIKLGSTAVALGHGEGVAQDHSFLASTNTSPLPPAIGTRTISVCDVGDPVCDYNPDTGKISDAAIAIHTSYAPALSGPHAWGTPLYTLVTATQTAAPTELSAHTA
- a CDS encoding FAD-dependent monooxygenase — encoded protein: MRDSDYDHAVVIAGGGPTGLMLAGELALAGVDVAIVERRTSQQVIGQRAGGLHCRTIELLDQRGIADRFLAAGQAVQVAGFAQIRLDISDFPTPHPYGLALWQNDIERLLAEWVEELGVPVRRGMEVTGFAQAASGVDVELSDGGGLRAGYLVGCDGGRSLVRKAAGIGFPGWEPTTTYLIAQVEVRDEPKWGIHRDALGIHGLDRQNDTEPVRVMVTERTVGPSTEPTLDDLSAALVAVYGTDFGIHSPTSIARFTDAARQADTYRDGRILLAGDAAHIHHPIGGQGLNTGLQDAVNLGWKLAQVVDGTAPDTLLDTYHAERHPVGARVLQITMAQMALLGTDDRTKALHDNISEMLGMEEPRKRFAARMSGLDIRYDLGSGHPLLGRRMPDLAVRTAAGPARVFELLHGARPVLLDLGEPGGVDLTGWGDRVSLVSAQYHGGWELPALGEVSAPTAVLIRPDGHVAWVGQGSVQGLTEALTSWFGPPM
- a CDS encoding LLM class flavin-dependent oxidoreductase produces the protein MRIGVGLPNHVAGVNGAAIGPWARRAEERGFESLTTIDRLLYPSLDSIIALSVAAGATSTLGLVTNVLLAPLYSAPVLAKQLGTLAACAGARLTVGIGVGSRADDYDAVGVDFTKRGRILDEQLVTMRRGWSADAGLCPAPVQIPLLFGGRSEATIRRATTIGDGWVAGALRDFNTQSAFAERIRAGWQAAGRPGTPQIHASVNFALGDGNAVQRGREHLGRYYGFKPDYAKLNVDDMIHSADDARAAVRGYRDLGFDRLLFHPAVASIDQVDLLADAVL